The Zingiber officinale cultivar Zhangliang chromosome 2A, Zo_v1.1, whole genome shotgun sequence genomic sequence CCGCATTGCGATCCCGATAGGGTTACGTTTCATCTCGTCCTCACGGCTTGCTCCCATTTAGCCGAGTTCGAATTGGGCTGTAGAATTGGAGCTCGTGCTCGGCTGAGAGGGCTAGATTCTGATCTCCTCGTTGCGACAGCGCTGGTTGATATGTACTGCAAAGCCGGGGTGATTGATGCGGCACGCAGGGTGTTCGACGGAATGCTTACGAGAGATGTTATTGTTTGGAACGCAATGATTTCTGGGTACTCGAAAGCCGGGTTGTTCCAGGAGGCTGTAAGTTTGTTCAGAGCCATGAGGCTTACTCATGGAATTTTCCCTAGCGAAGCTACTATAATTAGTTTGATGCCTGTTTGTTGCtattattcttcttctccagacaACGTAGAGGGCTTACATATCCTGGCTATTAAACTCGGTTTGGAGTCAAGCTTGGTTCTGTTGAATGCTCTACTCGAAATGTATGTGAATTGCAACAACTTGATTACTGCGAGCAGTTTGTTTAGCAGGATGGAGAATATGGATGCCATCTCATTGAGCACTATGATTGGTGGATATGTGCGACACAAGAAGCCAGATGAGGCTCTCACATTGTTCAATTGGATGGTCATGAACACGCATATTTGTCCTTCTCGATCTATTTTGATTAATGTGATTCTTGCATGTGCAGAATTGGGTGATTGGAAAGAAGGTAAACTGATACAAGACAATTACTTAACCAGTCATGACGACAGAATTGTATCAGACTCATCTATTGTTACCGTACTAGCTTACATGTACGCCAAGTGTGGTATGTTGAATACTTCATTGAGTCTTCTAGATCCATGTGAGGAAGTAAGAGGAGATGTGGTTACATGGAATGCTATGATGAAAGGGTGCAGTGAGATCGGTACGATCAGTAAGGTTTTTTATCTCATGCTTGAAATGCAAAGGAGGGGCATCAGTCCTGATCATGTTACATTTGTTAATTTGCTCTCTGACTTATGTTGTACCCCCATCCTAAAGAAAATCACTGAAACACATTCTCAGATCATCAAAAGAGGATTCGAAATCCATAGGCAAACTTCTAACTGCCTTATTAATGCCTACGCCAAGGGTGGAAGCATTACAGATTCAAGTAAGATATTCGATGGCATCATTCAGAAGGATGTCGTTTCCTGGAGCACAATGATACAAGCTTATGCATGGGATGGAAAATTAGACCAAGTGTTGGATCATTTTGAGCAGATGAGGGAGAGAGGAGTAATGCcaaaccattttacttttctctCGCTTTTGTCTGCATGCAGCCATGTAGGTCTAGTGCAGAAAGGCTGGGAATTCTTCAACAGTATGAAAGAGGACTACAACTTGGAACCAGGTATTGAACATTTGACTTGCATGGTCGATATGTTATGTCGAGCTGCGAGGTTCCCTGACGCATATAGTTTAGTCAAGAATGCAATGCAAAGAGGCAAGAGTTGCGCAGTTTTATGGGGTGCTTTACTCAGTGCTTGCAGAGTGCATGGTAATGTGGCAACTGGAGAAGAAGCTGCCAGGCATCTCTACCAGCTGGAACCGCAAAATGCGGCAACTTACAAAATGCTTGCTGATGTTTATATTGCGGCAGGGAGAAGGGGTGATGTCAATGGTGTTTTGAGTTTGATCTGCTCAAATGACTTGAAAAAGATACCAGGATTCAGTTGGTATGAGGGATGTTTATGATTCATTCCCCTGTCGTGGAAGATGTATGGTGCAACTTGGAGTCAAGGCTTGGCTACCAAACCCACTTGAGGATGTACATTGAAATAGTTTAATTGCCCGAGCTTGAACTGAATCAGTGTTCGACTTTGCCTGGCTGCCCACACACAAGGAGCTCAAATTATAAAAGCCCGTATATGTGGATCTTAAAGTATTTCAAATGTTGCTCGGAATGAAATGGGCGTAGCCACTTCTCCACAGAATCACGAGCAAAAAATATCACCTTtctcctcatctccacaagctcAGGTGAGGTCGACATTAAGGTGCAGAGACATGAGCAAGCTTCCGTTACATTTTAGACAAAAAGACAATCCATGCGTGACCATTATTCAAGTACATTTATCGTCCAAAATTACATTTGAGCTTTCAGAAGGCAATAGAACTTTCACTATACCAATTCAAAAATTACAAAAACTTtataacaaaaaagaaaaaaacacgtACAGAGAAAGATACGAGAAAGAAAAATCTGTACAGTTCCTCTCCATGACTAAAACCCATTGGCTTCTTCTGAATCAAGAGCCAACACATCATACCCAGATGATGGATCAAATTGAAGATACCAAATCACTCATAATGCACAATCTGAATCATGGAGAAACCACCTTCTCTATGCAAAAACAAAACCTTTTACACATGTACATGATATAAAGCTTCAACAGTCTGGACAAACCAACAGTAGGACATGAAGTTCATCTTACAATCCGACCGGCCGACAAAAGCACAAGTGATCCAGTCAAAAAGAGTGATTGATTGTTTTCAGATGAGTAAAGTTAGTGATTGCCTTGTCTAAATTGATACTTTTTCTTCATGGCATTCCCTGACAACCTCACTGAGCTCAGGGAAGGTCGACAAAAGCAACAGCTCAAGGAGTTCAAACGCAAAGTGCTTCAAGCAAAAAGGAGACTGTAGAGAAGATGGATGGtcattaatatttaattacatgTCAACTTAATTCCTTTCTTTACTATTTTCAGTATTACTATTCTGAGTCAGATTGTAGGTGAAAGCATGTTCTTCTACTTTATCCCTAGAAGCAAGTACCtgaaggaagaaaaatatatcctGCGCACACTGTTCATATTCCTTTCGGCCAACAAGACCAACAAGAGCAGGTGGCGCTTTCTCTGTTGAAAAAAGATACTGTCTAGCATTATCACAATGTAACCTAGCTCCCAGTAGTAACATAGTAGCACACTTCAAAAACACATTAAATTGAGGTATATAACTTTTACATGCATGTTATTGACTAGGCAATAAAGATGAATTTTTCTTGTCAAAGCCTTTTGGGAGAAGATGGAAAATGTTGACATGATGAACATACAGATAATAAGCAGTTTAACTTCGAACTGCTAAGCACTGATATtaaacttgtgtttgaaaattaAGACAAAGGTAAGCTGTGGGTATATAGATTTTGTTGCTCGAGTATTAGTGCATGGTTTGCAAGAACAATTGGtggtataaaaaaaataataaaccttCCATTCTCAACAACGCCATGGGGTTTAAGATCTCTACCACGTCAGTCAAACActcaattttttgtttttttacaaaATGGAGATTGCACATTAgctaaaagtttaaaattaaaaactgagGACCAATATTACCTACTATTAGTTCATACACAAATTTGGCACGACGATCAGCTTCTACTTGTTGTTCATAAGTCAATGGATTGCTCTTTAGGTTGCTCTGAGTGCCTGGAGTTGAAATGGGTGCAGTAGCTTTTCGCTTAGGATGCTTAGTTATGAAAATCCCGTCAGGCCATAGAACCTGCcaaaaattacaaattctaatcaGGATATAGCAACAGTGATGAAAATGATGTTTTCTTGAGGTAAAATGTGTAAGATCAGCCGATCAAGAAAATTTGGTCATACTATGGTGTATGTGTATAGGACAAGGGTAGAAACATTCAAATATTTTGAGCAATTGGCTCAACTTATCATTTGCAATAAACCTATGGTTTTATCTGTTGAGAAAACAACTATAGTTTAAATTGACAAGTGAACAAAACACTTTTTGTTGTTAACATGAATGAGTAGATTGAAGTACCTGCTCAACACGCTTGATTGCAGAAGCAATTACCACTCCTGTTCTAAGAAGTTGAATTTTCTCAATAAGCCAGTCATCAAAAGCATCACCCATTCCCAACTGTAACAGCTGCTTAGCTATCCAAAATGCTTGCCGCCTACAAGAAAAGCATCACAATGTGGTCAATAAAAGCAAGAAGAGAGGTTTGATCATGTAGCAAAAGTAATAACCTTTATGCTCAACTGACAATATATCTAAACACACCTTATCCAACCACCATCCTTCAGCTGGAAAATAACATCTACTAAATTTAGTATGGGAACACTCAAATTTGGCGGTACACACTGCAATGAGAGTTAAAAATGATAGCATATCATAATAAGCAACTGCAAAGAAGTACCAAACCTCATAGCACAACTAGGAACAAACCATATAAAGAATGATAAACTAAGTACTATTAAATGAGCAAAATGCATGTGCATGTGCATGTGCATGTGCATGTGAAAGCACATTGTCTTAGAAATTctggaaaataaaggaaaaagtagTGAAATGGGTGTTAGCAAAAAGCAAGAGATAAAACATATACAAGCACATCGAAAGACTGGCATGTTACTAGTCCAAGTAATCTCTCATGCTACAAATTTGCAATTGGGTGCTTATCATAATTCAGAGCgaaaaatattatataatttagcaTCAAACTTCAAagtcaatagcaataataaatagCTATCAACAAACCCACATCAGCAAGAACTAAACCTTAAGCATCAAATTACAGCAAGTGGGTAATTTCCATAGTCAAAATGAAATGCTTTTCTATGATTAATAGAAGTAAGTACTGGGGATTTAGCTAATTTAAACTTACATAGCAAACATTCACAAACACTTCCAAATGAACATGCAAAGTTCAAAGTGTCTTTTCAAACAACTTTATTGCCCATGTAATTCATACATAAATATCATTTACTTTAAGTGTTATCTTTCTTCTTAATGTTGAGCAAAATAAAATATTCACCTCCGCGGACAcctgattaaaaattttgttaaagCACAGTGAGGCAGCAAGTGTGCATTTCTGAATTTCTGATCAGTATATatacaaaaaaatcatagaagGGATTCACATGTACACTATAATACAGAGTTAATTCCAACTTACTTCAGTAGGAATGTTCAATGCCCCATCAGTATCTACAACTTTAGAGCTCTCTTgcaaattttcaacttcagctaTTGAGACATTTTTTGCCTGGTCAGAGTTACCAGAATATGAAGTATTATTTCTGAGTCTGCTTTCATAATCATTTTCTGAATTGTCATGATATGGATTGTTCTGGTCTCTGCTATTAAGACCAGGAATTTGCTCCATATGTGATTTTCTCATTCTTAAACCATCAGATTCAGAATAACTACCAGTCATTACTTTAGAACTGTCTTTGATCTCAGAATCAAAATTTTTCTCAGCAGAAGAGAACTGACTACCAATATTTTCAATTGATTCAAACCTCTTTGCACTCTTTTCATGTGGCTTATCATCAAGATTAACTGAGTCACAGAAACAAGATATGAGTAGGACCAGGACAATGCCAGTCGAAGTcattcagaaaatgaaaaattaaaagagaacCTGATAAAGTTTGAATGACGGAGAGAGAATCTGTAAAAATGTAAGTCTGAAATAGCAACAAGGGTTTCATCAATCCAACTAATATTAGACATAACAGGATAAAAATCATATTGGAGTCTGAAATTTGAACTGGCCTGTGAATCAATACTGAGGAAATCCCAAACATCAATAGACTCTGATATGCTTGGAATTTGAAGTAACTTCTGAGAGAAGAAAAAGGTGCAGTTAATTAAGAAATTGAATTACTATTTGATGCCAGTATCCAAAATAAAAGAGAGAATGAAGTAACAGTAGCAACAAGCAAGGAATCTAATTTCTTGCAATATTAACAAAAGGTAGGTCATTTGAACAAAAGAACAGCAACTATGTTTAAAGTAGAGATGCAGCAGTAGTTTAAAATAGAATCATTTACTAAGGGTTGATTATGAGACTATATCAATTTCGGCTACAAGATTGCCCAACCTATAAATGATTGACAAGTCTAGGTcattcaaataaaatattcattTAAAATAAAACTGGTCAGTGAGATTAACTGGTTTGATCTAAAATATTACTTTACTTTATTTTAAGAGTATCCAAAATACAATGCTAAATTTTTTGTAATCCTATCAGTTCAAGGACACCTAGTTCGTTTTGCACAAGTCTCAATGAGACTAGATTAGTAAAAGCCTAAAAAAAAGAGACCCCTCGCCCTATTGTTTAATTTActcaatcatgaatacaattttAATCTCATTTCTTCATGAGATTGACCTTTGAGGCACACAACCCTGTGAAATTGCCAACTAAGACGTGAGATTATTGATTAAGGCACCATGTCTTCCCGGTGTTCTGCCATTGCATTATTATCTTTGTAAGAATGAAAGAAAGTGCAAAAGAGAAGTTGTACCACAGTAAGCCACTTTCCTTGCAACATGTCGCAAAGTACTTGGAATCATGatgtcaatttcaaaattttaaaaataggttCACCTAGCATGGGTCTAGGCAAACTGATTGTGTTTGTCTTGAATGCAACTATCATAAAACATTAGTCACAAAGAATTCTACTATGTTAAGGTGGTGTATCTAGTCACCGATCAGCTTTGCATCAAAATGCAACCCAAATGAAAAAGAGTATCAGATGAATGGAAGTAAATAAAACCAAGCCAGAAGGACTTCACAACTGTGTTTAATGATTAGATACCTTCAAATATATGTCAAGAAGTTTACATCTTTCCTGGACCACAGGAAGATCCAGCCCAGATGATAGAAAATGCTTGGGTGGCAAATGTAAGTTATACTCTGGAAACTCTTTTAGATGTCGATGTAGCTCCTCAAAATGGCGGTACCTAAtgagaaaaccaaaagaaaacagaAGAATAAAACatagaaggaagaagataaagaagaaaagagTCACAATAACCACATAGGAAAACCAAACTAAAAGATTCATAAAATTTTCCAACTGCATGCCATATAGCCTTATTAATCAAACCTTCTTTTAATGAACCAACTATTGTTATTTGCATCGGTCACCGAAATGGAATAGACAGCAAATGTTCCTGAACCACTTTTTACAATATTGGCGCCTAGTACCTGTACGAATGCATGCCTTAGCACACTGCATACAGTGAAACAAATAAAATTATGAACAAAAATATGTTAATTCCTACAAATATATTGGAAGTACCTCGCATCTCAACTTCAAAAATGTATCGGCCAAAACAAGGATATCATGAGACTTCATAGACGAATGAGAAGACTCAGTTGAAACAGAAGACAAAGCTGTAGCCCCATTATTGATTCTACCCCTAGCTTCTGTGTCTGAGTTGTCAGTTAATTCAAGTGTTCTAGTATCATTTTTTGAGTCCTTGAGTATGTCATGCCCATCAGCCAACAAAAATGATGTTCTTGCAACCTCCTGCCACAGTGGGGCCTTTTGATTGCTTGACCTAGATCTTTTTCTTACTGACAATGTTCTTGATGTCCGACGATGATGAATATGAACTTTACCACTTCTCTTTGCTCCATGAGTTTCAGTTGCTTCAAGAGGATGCCGTATACTTGAAGAAACAGAATCCTTCTTGTTTTTGCTTTCCCATACTTTTGTACCTGGAGAACCAAGACCTGTCACACTACTGCTTTCATCATCAGTTGTATAGGAACTTAAACTTTCTGATTTAGTCTCTTCATGGTTTgtattttctattctttcttcAAATGATGGATCTGAATGGTTAGAGTCATTACAATCTGTCTCAGGCAAATTTTCCAGCTGGGAGGAAGTGGGGAATTTCTTGGATATGTCCCGAATGTATATTTTGCTTTCAATTGGCTCAGAATGAGTGATAGATGAACTTTGTGCCACTGATTTTCCTAATTTACTtgcttctttctttttatagtttcGTCCTTTTGCCCAAAGATCATCCAAATGTTCTGGTGCAAGAGCTTGTGTCTTTCTTCTTGAAAGAATGTCCAACATCTGTGCCCACTCACTTGCATATGCACCAGGTTTCTTCTCATCCATACCTTGAGAATTCAATAGCAAAGTGTCTTTTGACCAAGAATCCTTAGCTTTGTCGAGGACAAAGTCTAAAGAAACAGGAAGATCATTATGATTCCTTGGTGTGACAATCAAACCAAACTTAGACCCAGATTCATTTTCCTTCCCAGTGTAATGCATTCCATTAATTATGCCACTCTCATGTGGACCAGTCTTCTGATTGTCATTTTTTAATTGTACAAGTTCAAGACCTGGACTTGAGTGATCCAGTGAACATGAAGTTTGATCATCCGAAGGTACTGAATGTGCTCTCCGCATGATTATTGGTGCTTCTTCAGCTGATGGTGCAAATTTCTTATTAATATTATTGGCACGAGATAAAACCAAAGACTCGATCCTTTCATTTATGAACCTGACATCCAGATGGAACCCACATACTATTATTAGGTTAATTCACCAGAATGCCATGAAAGTGATTATACAGGAAACAAgcaactaccttggattaactaGGTTCAAAACTGGCCTAATCACAGTACAAGCAAGAAGCTCTCTAACTGTGTGGCGAAAGTATAAGCAATTTAAATCTTCTGGCTTGAAAAGTACAAACataattccacgaaccaaattcTGCAAAACCTGGAATATGGTGAAGAACATCAAAAATCATTACAAAACAACTAATGAAGGATTCTTCTAAGAAAATCAATGTTTTTAAACAAGCAGGTTGAACTCGTTAAACCAGAGGATGAAGGTCAATCTGATTCCTAATATGGTTGGATAACTCTGTTTCAACCAATTTTTTTATTGGTTCAAATTGAAAAACCACAACCTGGGTGCTGAGCAATTCAACTCCCTGACCAAGATTTGAAAACACTGACAAAGATTGCAAACCCTGTCTAAAATAAAGATCAGAAATCCTTTTTATAAGTTGGAACCTGAATCTTACAAACCCAACCATGAGATGCTCATTTAATGTGATGTGACAAGTAGGAACTTGTAAAGCAATGTTGTATTATGGGATGCCAATATCTAAGTTCACACTCCTGCTGTGCTTTATCagagagaaaaagaaacagaTCGAGGAAACTAGAATGATATGAGTTTGGTATTAATTGTTATACAGTAGAGTTAACACTGTTACTGAGACTACCATAGATGATTCCCTAGGTAAAAGATCAATTGTATGCAGAATATGTGAAGCCCGACAGAATGCACAGAAATGAATCAGAGATCTTGTAGCTACAAATTGATAGAGAGGAGTAAAGCTTGGTTTGATATCTCAAACTAATAAAATTAAGACAGGTCAAAAACTTTTAATTGCCCATGGACTGAAGTCAGCAAACTCAACACAATTACTCTGAGACACCTTTATACAAGCAATCAGAAACTGAAGAAGTGCAtggaaaaatttgacaaagtctAACTTTGATCAGTTAAACAAATTAATATCTGAAAGAAAGTTGGCTAAAACCAGAACAAGTGCAAGCATCAGAATTTGGGGTGCTAACGAATGCTAATAAGCAAcaagataaaataattttcacTGCCATCAATAGTCAATGCCAGCTTTGCATGGTGGTCAAACTTTTTAAGGGACTCAGAGATCTATATGAATATAAAAGTTGAATATTACAAATTTATTTCTCGTTAAAGAAAAATACCAAAAGCATTTTTAGATTACATACAACCTTGTGCTCAGCTTCTGCAGAGAATAATGCTGGATGTAATTTATTGTCAGCAGCTAGAACTAATTTAATTTGTATATCTCGCTGGTCAAATGGCATATTCTTATTTTCCTGCCTCCCAATCTTAGACTGGCTATAACGGTAAAGCTCCAAATGGTCACGAAGTAGATTGACAACATCCCTGAAATACTAAAACCATACTTAGATATGATAATAAAGATTTGGTAAGCATATTGCAAATGTTAATCTATACCTGGTCAAAAGATCAATAAGATTTACATCTCTTGCCCGGCAAGAAATTTCTCCAATGACCCTAGTGATGATTTCAACTAATTCTTCTGGACCATTTCTGTCAGGTGTTATACGTGAGTACCAAAGATCAATCACCCACTCTGAAACTAGGTGTCTTGTGAATTGCTCTATTGCTACTTCAACTATGGGCGAATTCACCTTCTTTCTCCAGTCTGATTTCCCAATTGGAAACTTGAGTAGTTcgacaggtatgctttgaggagatTTGCTGACAATTGAAATTTTATTCGGTGTAGGCTTTCTTCGGATATCAAGTTCATGTGATAAATAAAGAGAAAAAATGATCACAACAGCAGCAGCTGGCAAGTTAACCCAAACTGAAGAGCTGGTTACTGAAAAGTATACAAAACAGGTTTGATACTTAAATATGCCAAACTGATGAAACCAAACATATCAAAGGGGTATTAAATAAAAGGAAATGAAAACAAGCTACACATATGCTGGATGTGATAGTTCACGTTACCAAGAAATGTCCATCTCATtattaaaaagaaaatatttccAGCCATAGCAGTAAATtggttaaaactaacttattggATGAAAACAAGATGACTGATGTGAAGGACATTGTTCAAACTAAGAGATTTTGTGTGGATAAATCTATGACAAAAACAATAATATGTTTATTAGTTTTCCACAACTATCTACCATTCAGAACTAGTAAAGAAATTCAAAGGAATAAATTATGCTTATAGTTTGTAACTAGTTGTAATGATACGGAGTGTTAATTCATATTTGTCATATTTACATGCAAGGCCATTGGACATTTGTAGTGTTAATTCACACTACAATATTCACTTTGTTTGACCATTTTAACACAGCAAAACTAGTCAAAACTCAACTAAGTATTTAACTACTACTAGGTTGTGTGTTATCCATGTTAATGCTCACACTCATTTTCTTCCACCGACTAGCCAGAACTTGGTAGCTAATTAGCATTCCCTAAAGCagaatagatttttttttgttcaCTGAAAACTACTTCATAAACCACCACATTGACATAACATGGAGATAATTTGAACATCTAATACACAGCCACTAGGAATAATTATTTGCCAATTTAGCACAACTCATAACGTATCAGGCAAACAATCAGGATC encodes the following:
- the LOC122042005 gene encoding uncharacterized protein LOC122042005 isoform X3; the encoded protein is MSSGMQTMRGLVDEAKNRVVLLLICVFGLSYLMSLTSSSVWVNLPAAAVVIIFSLYLSHELDIRRKPTPNKISIVSKSPQSIPVELLKFPIGKSDWRKKVNSPIVEVAIEQFTRHLVSEWVIDLWYSRITPDRNGPEELVEIITRVIGEISCRARDVNLIDLLTRDVVNLLRDHLELYRYSQSKIGRQENKNMPFDQRDIQIKLVLAADNKLHPALFSAEAEHKVLQNLVRGIMFVLFKPEDLNCLYFRHTVRELLACTVIRPVLNLVNPRFINERIESLVLSRANNINKKFAPSAEEAPIIMRRAHSVPSDDQTSCSLDHSSPGLELVQLKNDNQKTGPHESGIINGMHYTGKENESGSKFGLIVTPRNHNDLPVSLDFVLDKAKDSWSKDTLLLNSQGMDEKKPGAYASEWAQMLDILSRRKTQALAPEHLDDLWAKGRNYKKKEASKLGKSVAQSSSITHSEPIESKIYIRDISKKFPTSSQLENLPETDCNDSNHSDPSFEERIENTNHEETKSESLSSYTTDDESSSVTGLGSPGTKVWESKNKKDSVSSSIRHPLEATETHGAKRSGKVHIHHRRTSRTLSVRKRSRSSNQKAPLWQEVARTSFLLADGHDILKDSKNDTRTLELTDNSDTEARGRINNGATALSSVSTESSHSSMKSHDILVLADTFLKLRCEVLGANIVKSGSGTFAVYSISVTDANNNSWFIKRRYRHFEELHRHLKEFPEYNLHLPPKHFLSSGLDLPVVQERCKLLDIYLKKLLQIPSISESIDVWDFLSIDSQTYIFTDSLSVIQTLSVNLDDKPHEKSAKRFESIENIGSQFSSAEKNFDSEIKDSSKVMTGSYSESDGLRMRKSHMEQIPGLNSRDQNNPYHDNSENDYESRLRNNTSYSGNSDQAKNVSIAEVENLQESSKVVDTDGALNIPTECVPPNLSVPILNLVDVIFQLKDGGWIRRQAFWIAKQLLQLGMGDAFDDWLIEKIQLLRTGVVIASAIKRVEQVLWPDGIFITKHPKRKATAPISTPGTQSNLKSNPLTYEQQVEADRRAKFVYELIVEKAPPALVGLVGRKEYEQCAQDIFFFLQSPFCLKHFAFELLELLLLSTFPELSEVVRECHEEKVSI
- the LOC122042005 gene encoding uncharacterized protein LOC122042005 isoform X5, which translates into the protein MCFWPLLSHVLKPTPNKISIVSKSPQSIPVELLKFPIGKSDWRKKVNSPIVEVAIEQFTRHLVSEWVIDLWYSRITPDRNGPEELVEIITRVIGEISCRARDVNLIDLLTRDVVNLLRDHLELYRYSQSKIGRQENKNMPFDQRDIQIKLVLAADNKLHPALFSAEAEHKVLQNLVRGIMFVLFKPEDLNCLYFRHTVRELLACTVIRPVLNLVNPRFINERIESLVLSRANNINKKFAPSAEEAPIIMRRAHSVPSDDQTSCSLDHSSPGLELVQLKNDNQKTGPHESGIINGMHYTGKENESGSKFGLIVTPRNHNDLPVSLDFVLDKAKDSWSKDTLLLNSQGMDEKKPGAYASEWAQMLDILSRRKTQALAPEHLDDLWAKGRNYKKKEASKLGKSVAQSSSITHSEPIESKIYIRDISKKFPTSSQLENLPETDCNDSNHSDPSFEERIENTNHEETKSESLSSYTTDDESSSVTGLGSPGTKVWESKNKKDSVSSSIRHPLEATETHGAKRSGKVHIHHRRTSRTLSVRKRSRSSNQKAPLWQEVARTSFLLADGHDILKDSKNDTRTLELTDNSDTEARGRINNGATALSSVSTESSHSSMKSHDILVLADTFLKLRCEVLGANIVKSGSGTFAVYSISVTDANNNSWFIKRRYRHFEELHRHLKEFPEYNLHLPPKHFLSSGLDLPVVQERCKLLDIYLKKLLQIPSISESIDVWDFLSIDSQTYIFTDSLSVIQTLSVNLDDKPHEKSAKRFESIENIGSQFSSAEKNFDSEIKDSSKVMTGSYSESDGLRMRKSHMEQIPGLNSRDQNNPYHDNSENDYESRLRNNTSYSGNSDQAKNVSIAEVENLQESSKVVDTDGALNIPTECVPPNLSVPILNLVDVIFQLKDGGWIRRQAFWIAKQLLQLGMGDAFDDWLIEKIQLLRTGVVIASAIKRVEQVLWPDGIFITKHPKRKATAPISTPGTQSNLKSNPLTYEQQVEADRRAKFVYELIYLFSTEKAPPALVGLVGRKEYEQCAQDIFFFLQSPFCLKHFAFELLELLLLSTFPELSEVVRECHEEKVSI
- the LOC122042005 gene encoding uncharacterized protein LOC122042005 isoform X1 — its product is MSSGMQTMRGLVDEAKNRVVLLLICVFGLSYLMSLTSSSVWVNLPAAAVVIIFSLYLSHELDIRRKPTPNKISIVSKSPQSIPVELLKFPIGKSDWRKKVNSPIVEVAIEQFTRHLVSEWVIDLWYSRITPDRNGPEELVEIITRVIGEISCRARDVNLIDLLTRDVVNLLRDHLELYRYSQSKIGRQENKNMPFDQRDIQIKLVLAADNKLHPALFSAEAEHKVLQNLVRGIMFVLFKPEDLNCLYFRHTVRELLACTVIRPVLNLVNPRFINERIESLVLSRANNINKKFAPSAEEAPIIMRRAHSVPSDDQTSCSLDHSSPGLELVQLKNDNQKTGPHESGIINGMHYTGKENESGSKFGLIVTPRNHNDLPVSLDFVLDKAKDSWSKDTLLLNSQGMDEKKPGAYASEWAQMLDILSRRKTQALAPEHLDDLWAKGRNYKKKEASKLGKSVAQSSSITHSEPIESKIYIRDISKKFPTSSQLENLPETDCNDSNHSDPSFEERIENTNHEETKSESLSSYTTDDESSSVTGLGSPGTKVWESKNKKDSVSSSIRHPLEATETHGAKRSGKVHIHHRRTSRTLSVRKRSRSSNQKAPLWQEVARTSFLLADGHDILKDSKNDTRTLELTDNSDTEARGRINNGATALSSVSTESSHSSMKSHDILVLADTFLKLRCEVLGANIVKSGSGTFAVYSISVTDANNNSWFIKRRYRHFEELHRHLKEFPEYNLHLPPKHFLSSGLDLPVVQERCKLLDIYLKKLLQIPSISESIDVWDFLSIDSQTYIFTDSLSVIQTLSVNLDDKPHEKSAKRFESIENIGSQFSSAEKNFDSEIKDSSKVMTGSYSESDGLRMRKSHMEQIPGLNSRDQNNPYHDNSENDYESRLRNNTSYSGNSDQAKNVSIAEVENLQESSKVVDTDGALNIPTECVPPNLSVPILNLVDVIFQLKDGGWIRRQAFWIAKQLLQLGMGDAFDDWLIEKIQLLRTGVVIASAIKRVEQVLWPDGIFITKHPKRKATAPISTPGTQSNLKSNPLTYEQQVEADRRAKFVYELIYLFSTEKAPPALVGLVGRKEYEQCAQDIFFFLQSPFCLKHFAFELLELLLLSTFPELSEVVRECHEEKVSI
- the LOC122042005 gene encoding uncharacterized protein LOC122042005 isoform X2, encoding MSSGMQTMRGLVDEAKNRVVLLLICVFGLSYLMSLTSSSVWVNLPAAAVVIIFSLYLSHELDIRRKPTPNKISIVSKSPQSIPVELLKFPIGKSDWRKKVNSPIVEVAIEQFTRHLVSEWVIDLWYSRITPDRNGPEELVEIITRVIGEISCRARDVNLIDLLTRDVVNLLRDHLELYRYSQSKIGRQENKNMPFDQRDIQIKLVLAADNKLHPALFSAEAEHKVLQNLVRGIMFVLFKPEDLNCLYFRHTVRELLACTVIRPVLNLVNPRFINERIESLVLSRANNINKKFAPSAEEAPIIMRRAHSVPSDDQTSCSLDHSSPGLELVQLKNDNQKTGPHESGIINGMHYTGKENESGSKFGLIVTPRNHNDLPVSLDFVLDKAKDSWSKDTLLLNSQGMDEKKPGAYASEWAQMLDILSRRKTQALAPEHLDDLWAKGRNYKKKEASKLGKSVAQSSSITHSEPIESKIYIRDISKKFPTSSQLENLPETDCNDSNHSDPSFEERIENTNHEETKSESLSSYTTDDESSSVTGLGSPGTKVWESKNKKDSVSSSIRHPLEATETHGAKRSGKVHIHHRRTSRTLSVRKRSRSSNQKAPLWQEVARTSFLLADGHDILKDSKNDTRTLELTDNSDTEARGRINNGATALSSVSTESSHSSMKSHDILVLADTFLKLRCEVLGANIVKSGSGTFAVYSISVTDANNNSWFIKRRYRHFEELHRHLKEFPEYNLHLPPKHFLSSGLDLPVVQERCKLLDIYLKLLQIPSISESIDVWDFLSIDSQTYIFTDSLSVIQTLSVNLDDKPHEKSAKRFESIENIGSQFSSAEKNFDSEIKDSSKVMTGSYSESDGLRMRKSHMEQIPGLNSRDQNNPYHDNSENDYESRLRNNTSYSGNSDQAKNVSIAEVENLQESSKVVDTDGALNIPTECVPPNLSVPILNLVDVIFQLKDGGWIRRQAFWIAKQLLQLGMGDAFDDWLIEKIQLLRTGVVIASAIKRVEQVLWPDGIFITKHPKRKATAPISTPGTQSNLKSNPLTYEQQVEADRRAKFVYELIYLFSTEKAPPALVGLVGRKEYEQCAQDIFFFLQSPFCLKHFAFELLELLLLSTFPELSEVVRECHEEKVSI